The following proteins are co-located in the Neisseria sp. Marseille-Q6792 genome:
- a CDS encoding DNA cytosine methyltransferase, whose product MYKTIDLFSGIGGIRLGFEKYGCTNVFSSEWDKYARQMYEANFGEKPFGDINGIDPSDIPDHDILLAGFPCQPFSIAGKGLGFEDTRGTLFFNIAEILKTKQPKAFLLENVKRLTTHDSGRTFRIILETLKQLGYTVYFKVLNTLDFGLPQKRERIYIVGFSDGIPFYFPEPINQYRPLGELLENDRDVEPSYFLSDVLKQKRLAALKKAPPTPSIWHENIGGNVSALPYSCALRAGGSYNYLVVNGVRRLTGREMLRLQGFPDDFEINIPYSQVRKVAGNSVSVPVIEAIAENMLASLSGKVEQKGQLDLLEAG is encoded by the coding sequence ATGTACAAAACAATAGATTTATTTTCAGGCATTGGCGGAATACGCCTAGGCTTTGAAAAATACGGGTGCACCAATGTATTCTCATCGGAATGGGACAAATATGCCCGACAAATGTATGAAGCAAACTTTGGAGAAAAACCTTTTGGCGACATTAACGGCATCGATCCTTCAGATATTCCCGATCATGATATTCTGCTTGCGGGATTTCCGTGCCAACCTTTCAGTATCGCAGGTAAGGGATTGGGATTTGAAGATACGCGCGGGACATTGTTTTTCAATATTGCCGAAATCCTGAAAACCAAACAGCCGAAGGCTTTTCTTCTGGAAAACGTTAAGCGGCTGACTACGCACGATTCGGGCAGGACTTTCCGTATTATTTTAGAAACCCTTAAACAGCTTGGTTATACGGTTTATTTTAAGGTTTTAAATACTTTGGATTTCGGATTGCCGCAAAAACGCGAGAGAATTTATATTGTGGGTTTTTCAGACGGCATCCCTTTTTACTTTCCCGAACCCATAAACCAATATCGGCCATTGGGCGAACTGTTGGAAAACGACCGAGATGTCGAACCAAGCTATTTTTTATCAGATGTCTTGAAACAAAAACGTTTGGCAGCCTTAAAAAAAGCTCCTCCTACTCCATCAATTTGGCATGAAAATATTGGCGGGAATGTTTCCGCACTTCCATATTCCTGTGCCTTAAGGGCCGGGGGAAGTTACAATTATTTGGTGGTAAACGGAGTAAGAAGGCTAACAGGAAGGGAAATGTTAAGATTACAAGGTTTTCCCGATGATTTTGAAATCAATATCCCCTACTCGCAAGTCAGGAAAGTCGCCGGAAATTCTGTATCCGTCCCTGTAATAGAAGCCATCGCGGAAAATATGCTCGCTTCTCTTTCCGGCAAGGTCGAACAAAAAGGGCAATTGGATTTATTGGAGGCAGGATGA
- a CDS encoding HaeII family restriction endonuclease, which yields MKNNKPKKYWTALSKKSRIHLYKPIQIAEILYHDRCIKQLDFLNLDTYRNQSKRWRDEICRRFLGRISTSSAKFQDNLFEKNAMPPEKLAVLGTLNRQSDGGVESYIYKQFFNRFSQMSEALAYVGNADRYSFQLSEFLNLFWLEPGLKRSIDKIYEIVVYALFDALVSELGITVSIDFPKENLFLWEEYQDFAEKIITMPKNGHLKLPAKIHRVGVTNAADRGLDMWSNFGLAIQVKHLSLDEELAEDIVSSISADRIVIVCKKAEQSVIVSLLTQIGWKSRIQNIVTEDDLISWYEKALRGQYPIAEALLENIKTEIMREFPAVNEANEFLDFAQNRGYDINVTHF from the coding sequence TTGAAGAACAACAAGCCAAAGAAGTATTGGACGGCATTATCAAAAAAATCCCGTATCCACCTTTATAAACCCATTCAAATTGCAGAAATTTTATATCATGACCGTTGTATAAAACAGTTGGATTTTTTAAATTTAGATACTTACCGCAACCAATCTAAACGCTGGAGGGATGAAATCTGCCGTCGGTTTTTAGGGCGGATTTCTACTTCATCGGCAAAATTCCAAGATAATCTGTTTGAAAAAAATGCAATGCCGCCTGAAAAACTAGCGGTATTGGGAACATTAAACAGACAGTCGGACGGCGGGGTAGAATCGTACATTTATAAACAGTTTTTCAATCGTTTTTCCCAAATGAGCGAAGCATTGGCTTATGTCGGCAATGCAGACAGATACTCCTTCCAACTGTCTGAATTTCTAAATTTATTTTGGCTCGAGCCGGGATTGAAAAGAAGTATAGACAAGATATATGAAATCGTTGTTTATGCGTTGTTTGATGCATTGGTTTCAGAATTAGGCATAACGGTTTCAATTGATTTTCCTAAGGAAAACCTGTTTTTATGGGAGGAATATCAAGATTTTGCCGAAAAAATCATCACTATGCCGAAAAATGGGCATTTAAAACTTCCTGCAAAAATCCATCGTGTAGGCGTAACCAATGCTGCCGATAGAGGGTTGGATATGTGGTCTAACTTCGGATTGGCCATACAGGTCAAACATCTCTCTTTAGACGAAGAGTTGGCAGAAGATATTGTATCCTCCATTAGCGCAGATAGAATTGTCATTGTCTGCAAAAAGGCAGAACAATCGGTGATTGTTTCATTACTGACGCAAATAGGCTGGAAAAGCCGAATTCAAAACATCGTAACCGAGGATGATTTGATAAGTTGGTACGAAAAAGCATTGAGAGGCCAATATCCGATTGCAGAAGCGTTGTTGGAAAATATTAAAACTGAAATTATGCGTGAATTTCCTGCCGTTAATGAAGCCAATGAATTTTTAGATTTCGCCCAAAATCGCGGATATGACATTAATGTTACTCATTTCTAA
- the cysS gene encoding cysteine--tRNA ligase, whose protein sequence is MTTIYNTLTRQKEPFTPIDPENVRMYVCGMTVYDYCHLGHARVMVVFDMIARWLRECGYPLTYVRNITDIDDKIIARAAENGETIGELTARFIQAMHEDADALGVLRPDIEPKATENIPQMIAMIETLIQNGKAYPAANGDVYYAVREFAAYGQLSGKSLDDLRAGERVEVDGFKRDPLDFVLWKAAKAGEPAWESPWGNGRPGWHIECSAMSENLFGDTFDIHGGGADLQFPHHENEIAQSVGASGHTCGHDHAQTHHGQSIASHVKYWLHNGFIRVDGEKMSKSLGNFFTIREVLKQYDPEVVRFFILRAHYRSPLNYSDAHLDDAKGALTRLYTTLKNTPAAAFDLSENANDYTRRFYAAMNDDFGTVEAVAVLFELAGEVNKTNDAHLAGCLKALGGIIGLLQRDPIEFLQGGAVSDGLSNEEIEDLIARRKQARADKNWVESDRIRDLLNEHKIILEDNAGGTTWRRG, encoded by the coding sequence ATGACCACCATCTACAACACCCTTACCCGTCAAAAAGAACCCTTCACTCCCATCGACCCTGAAAACGTGCGTATGTACGTCTGCGGCATGACCGTTTACGACTATTGCCACTTAGGCCATGCCCGTGTGATGGTGGTGTTCGACATGATTGCCCGCTGGTTGCGCGAGTGCGGTTATCCGCTCACTTATGTGCGCAACATCACCGACATCGACGACAAAATCATTGCCCGTGCGGCTGAAAACGGCGAAACCATCGGCGAGCTGACTGCGCGTTTCATTCAGGCCATGCACGAAGATGCCGATGCTTTGGGTGTGTTGCGTCCGGATATTGAGCCGAAGGCAACGGAAAACATCCCGCAAATGATTGCCATGATTGAGACCCTGATTCAAAACGGCAAGGCATACCCTGCCGCCAACGGCGACGTTTACTATGCCGTGCGCGAGTTTGCCGCTTACGGACAATTATCGGGTAAATCGTTGGACGACCTGCGCGCAGGCGAGCGTGTGGAAGTCGATGGTTTCAAACGCGATCCGCTTGATTTTGTGTTGTGGAAAGCGGCGAAAGCAGGCGAGCCGGCATGGGAAAGCCCTTGGGGCAATGGCCGTCCGGGTTGGCACATCGAATGTTCTGCCATGAGTGAAAACCTGTTCGGCGATACTTTCGATATCCATGGCGGCGGTGCGGATTTGCAGTTCCCGCACCACGAAAATGAAATCGCTCAAAGCGTCGGCGCAAGCGGTCATACCTGCGGTCATGACCACGCGCAAACCCACCACGGGCAAAGCATCGCCAGCCACGTCAAATACTGGCTGCACAACGGCTTCATCCGCGTGGATGGCGAAAAAATGTCGAAATCGCTGGGCAACTTCTTCACCATCCGCGAAGTATTGAAACAATACGACCCTGAAGTTGTGCGTTTCTTCATCCTGCGCGCCCACTACCGCAGCCCATTGAACTACTCCGACGCGCATTTGGACGACGCGAAAGGCGCGTTGACCCGTCTATACACCACCTTGAAAAACACGCCTGCCGCCGCGTTTGATTTGTCTGAAAACGCCAACGACTACACCCGCCGCTTCTACGCCGCCATGAATGACGATTTCGGCACGGTTGAAGCCGTTGCCGTGCTGTTCGAACTGGCAGGAGAAGTGAACAAAACCAACGATGCGCACCTCGCCGGCTGCCTGAAAGCCTTGGGCGGCATCATCGGCTTGCTGCAACGCGATCCGATTGAGTTCCTGCAAGGCGGCGCAGTTTCAGACGGCCTCTCCAACGAAGAAATCGAAGACTTAATCGCCCGCCGCAAACAGGCGCGCGCGGATAAAAACTGGGTGGAATCTGACCGCATCCGCGACCTTCTGAACGAACACAAAATCATTTTGGAAGACAACGCCGGCGGCACGACTTGGCGGCGCGGTTGA
- a CDS encoding exodeoxyribonuclease III, whose translation MLKIISANVNGIRSAYKKGFYEYIAASGADIVCVQELKAQEADLSADMKNPHGMHGYWHCAEKRGYSGVAVYSKRKPDNVQIGMGIEEFDREGRFVRCDFGNLSVISLYLPSGSSAEERQQVKYRFLDAFYPMLEAMKNEGRDIVVCGDWNIAHQNIDLKNWKGNQKNSGFLPEEREWIGKVIHTLGWTDMWRTLYPDNPGYTWWSNRGQAYAKDVGWRIDYQMVTPELAAKAVSAHVYKDEKFSDHAPLVVEYDYAAE comes from the coding sequence ATGCTTAAAATCATTTCCGCCAACGTCAACGGTATCCGCTCCGCTTATAAAAAGGGATTTTACGAATACATCGCCGCATCGGGCGCGGACATTGTCTGCGTACAGGAACTCAAAGCGCAGGAAGCAGATTTGTCTGCCGATATGAAAAATCCGCACGGGATGCACGGCTATTGGCATTGCGCCGAGAAGCGTGGTTACAGCGGCGTGGCGGTGTACAGCAAACGCAAACCCGACAATGTGCAAATCGGCATGGGCATTGAAGAATTCGACAGGGAAGGGCGGTTTGTGCGTTGCGATTTCGGCAATTTGAGCGTCATTTCGCTTTATTTGCCCAGCGGAAGCAGCGCGGAAGAACGCCAGCAGGTGAAATACCGTTTCCTTGATGCGTTTTACCCTATGCTCGAAGCGATGAAAAACGAAGGACGCGACATTGTCGTTTGCGGTGACTGGAACATCGCCCACCAAAACATCGACCTGAAAAACTGGAAAGGCAACCAGAAAAATTCAGGTTTCCTGCCGGAAGAGCGAGAGTGGATAGGCAAAGTCATCCATACGCTGGGCTGGACGGACATGTGGCGCACGCTCTATCCCGACAATCCGGGTTATACATGGTGGAGCAACCGTGGGCAGGCGTATGCGAAAGATGTCGGGTGGCGCATCGATTATCAGATGGTTACGCCCGAACTTGCCGCCAAAGCCGTGTCCGCACACGTTTATAAAGACGAAAAATTTTCCGACCATGCGCCGCTGGTCGTGGAGTATGACTATGCTGCCGAATAA
- a CDS encoding alpha/beta hydrolase, with protein MQGFELEDLTLWLIRDAGEDQMWIDRWAVSYPVVQMSEASAGQSIGEWQAGLQTAFERIQGRHIAVVAHGAGAAAFLAWLYWADILTRKKIANIILVPQRPDIFSDDAEHTFQRVRCPCRAALVVPEHGGVPQGWAQKQADTWNARLLLSPHPGSLNGMLGGWQWGMKLMQEMLLA; from the coding sequence ATGCAGGGTTTTGAACTCGAAGATTTGACGCTGTGGCTGATACGCGATGCCGGAGAGGATCAGATGTGGATAGACCGTTGGGCGGTCAGTTATCCCGTCGTGCAGATGTCCGAAGCATCGGCCGGTCAAAGCATAGGGGAATGGCAGGCAGGGCTTCAGACGGCATTCGAACGGATACAGGGTCGGCATATCGCCGTTGTCGCACACGGAGCGGGCGCGGCCGCATTCTTGGCGTGGCTGTATTGGGCAGATATCCTGACCCGGAAGAAAATTGCCAACATCATCCTTGTACCGCAGCGTCCCGATATTTTCTCCGATGATGCGGAACACACCTTCCAGCGCGTCCGCTGTCCTTGCCGTGCCGCATTAGTTGTCCCCGAACACGGGGGCGTGCCGCAAGGTTGGGCGCAAAAACAGGCAGATACGTGGAACGCCCGCCTTTTGCTGTCCCCACATCCGGGCAGTTTGAACGGCATGCTCGGCGGCTGGCAGTGGGGCATGAAGCTGATGCAGGAAATGTTGCTGGCGTGA
- the asd gene encoding aspartate-semialdehyde dehydrogenase translates to MKVGFVGWRGMVGSVLMQRMQEENDFAHIPEAFFFTTSNVGGAAPDFGQAAKTLLDANDVAELAKMDIIVTCQGGDYTKSVFQPLRDSGWNGYWIDAASSLRMKDDAIIVLDPVNRNVIDNGLKNGVKNYIGGNCTVSLMLMALGGLFQNDLVEWATSMTYQAASGAGAKNMRELISGMGAIHAQVADELTDPSSAILDIDRKVSDFLRSEDYPKANFGVPLAGSLIPWIDVDLGNGQSKEEWKGGVETNKILGRSDNPTVIDGLCVRIGSMRCHSQAITLKLKKDLPVSEIEAILAGANDWVKVIPNEKEASIHELTPAKVTGTLSVPVGRIRKLGMGGEYISAFTVGDQLLWGAAEPLRRVLRIVLGSL, encoded by the coding sequence ATGAAAGTAGGTTTCGTCGGCTGGCGCGGCATGGTCGGTTCGGTTTTGATGCAACGTATGCAAGAAGAAAACGACTTCGCCCACATTCCCGAAGCGTTCTTCTTCACCACTTCCAACGTCGGCGGCGCGGCACCTGATTTCGGTCAGGCGGCTAAAACATTATTGGATGCGAACGACGTTGCCGAGCTGGCGAAAATGGACATCATCGTAACCTGCCAAGGCGGCGATTACACCAAATCCGTATTCCAACCCCTGCGCGACAGCGGCTGGAACGGCTACTGGATTGACGCGGCGTCTTCACTGCGCATGAAAGACGACGCGATTATCGTCCTCGACCCCGTCAACCGCAACGTCATCGACAACGGCCTCAAAAACGGCGTGAAAAACTACATCGGCGGCAACTGCACCGTCTCCCTGATGTTGATGGCTTTGGGCGGCCTGTTCCAAAACGATTTGGTCGAATGGGCGACCAGCATGACCTACCAAGCCGCTTCCGGCGCAGGCGCGAAAAACATGCGCGAACTCATCAGCGGCATGGGCGCGATTCACGCCCAAGTGGCGGACGAGCTTACCGATCCTTCCAGCGCGATTCTCGACATCGACCGCAAAGTGTCCGATTTCCTACGCAGCGAAGACTATCCAAAAGCCAACTTCGGCGTACCGCTCGCCGGCAGCCTGATTCCGTGGATTGACGTGGACTTGGGCAACGGCCAGTCCAAAGAAGAATGGAAGGGCGGCGTGGAAACCAATAAAATCCTCGGCCGCAGCGATAATCCGACCGTGATTGACGGTTTGTGCGTCCGCATCGGCTCTATGCGCTGCCACAGCCAAGCCATCACCCTGAAGCTGAAAAAAGACCTGCCCGTTTCCGAAATCGAAGCAATTTTGGCAGGCGCGAACGACTGGGTGAAAGTCATCCCCAACGAAAAAGAAGCCAGCATCCACGAGCTGACGCCCGCCAAAGTTACCGGCACGCTGTCCGTCCCTGTCGGACGCATCCGCAAACTGGGCATGGGCGGCGAATACATCAGCGCGTTCACCGTCGGCGACCAGCTCTTGTGGGGTGCGGCCGAACCTCTGCGCCGCGTGTTGCGTATCGTATTGGGCAGCCTGTAA
- a CDS encoding RDD family protein — translation MEERNNYIGAVGVGRSDIQEVEVTVAGAGDRILAALLNQLFTFLVLLVPFVGLIVFAVKHEGRIGDSEEIFGLLAGMASFWIGLAAILVYTVVQIYYMSRDGQSLGKKIMKIRVLKTDGRNPGFVGTVLVREIAWSVLVAIIAAIIGLIAGENGENAINLLAFLANFVLLFMIKRDRRTLYDMMADTVVVKLPK, via the coding sequence ATGGAAGAAAGAAACAACTATATCGGTGCGGTCGGTGTCGGCAGGTCTGACATTCAGGAAGTCGAGGTAACGGTTGCCGGTGCTGGAGACAGGATACTTGCGGCCTTGCTGAATCAATTGTTTACCTTTTTGGTTTTGTTGGTGCCGTTTGTCGGACTGATTGTCTTCGCCGTCAAGCATGAAGGCAGAATCGGAGACAGTGAGGAAATATTCGGACTGTTGGCAGGCATGGCATCGTTTTGGATCGGGTTGGCCGCCATTTTGGTTTATACCGTCGTCCAAATCTACTATATGAGCAGGGATGGGCAGTCATTGGGTAAGAAAATCATGAAAATCAGGGTATTGAAAACTGACGGACGTAATCCCGGTTTTGTCGGTACGGTTTTGGTACGCGAAATCGCATGGTCGGTTTTGGTTGCCATTATTGCCGCCATTATCGGTCTTATAGCAGGTGAAAACGGAGAAAACGCCATCAACCTGCTGGCATTTCTTGCCAACTTTGTCCTGCTTTTTATGATCAAACGTGACCGCCGCACGCTTTACGACATGATGGCGGATACGGTTGTCGTCAAGCTGCCCAAATAA
- the folD gene encoding bifunctional methylenetetrahydrofolate dehydrogenase/methenyltetrahydrofolate cyclohydrolase FolD: protein MSAQLINGKEVSQKRLQAIAEAVAQRQQDNLHTPCLAVVLVGGDPASAVYVRNKKTACQKCGIKSLSYELPESTSQEELLALVDRLNADSEVDGILVQLPLPKHLDSQAVLERISPDKDVDGFHPYNVGRLAVKMPLMRPCTPKGVMTLLEAYGIDPKGKKAVVVGASNIVGRPQALELLLARATVTVCHSATENLADEVAGADILVVGVGIPNFVKGEWIKPGAVVIDVGINRLDDGSLCGDVEFETAKERAAMITPVPGGVGPMTIATLMENTLHAASLHDA, encoded by the coding sequence ATGTCGGCACAACTGATCAACGGTAAAGAAGTTTCGCAAAAACGCCTGCAGGCGATTGCCGAAGCGGTGGCGCAACGCCAACAGGACAATCTGCACACGCCTTGCCTGGCCGTGGTTTTGGTCGGAGGCGACCCTGCCAGCGCGGTTTATGTCCGCAACAAGAAAACCGCCTGCCAAAAATGCGGCATCAAATCGCTGTCTTACGAACTGCCCGAATCAACATCGCAGGAAGAACTGCTGGCACTGGTCGACCGCCTGAACGCCGATTCCGAAGTGGACGGTATTCTGGTTCAGCTGCCCCTGCCGAAGCACCTCGACAGCCAAGCGGTCTTGGAACGTATTTCGCCGGATAAGGACGTGGACGGCTTCCATCCTTACAATGTCGGCAGGCTGGCGGTCAAAATGCCGCTGATGCGCCCGTGTACGCCCAAGGGCGTGATGACGCTTTTGGAGGCTTACGGTATTGATCCGAAGGGGAAAAAAGCGGTCGTGGTCGGCGCATCGAATATTGTCGGCCGCCCGCAGGCTTTGGAACTGCTGCTGGCGCGCGCAACGGTAACGGTCTGCCACAGTGCGACCGAAAATCTGGCAGACGAGGTTGCCGGGGCCGATATTTTGGTGGTCGGCGTAGGCATTCCGAACTTTGTCAAAGGCGAATGGATCAAACCCGGCGCGGTCGTTATTGATGTGGGCATCAACCGTCTGGACGACGGCAGCCTGTGCGGCGACGTGGAATTTGAAACAGCAAAAGAACGGGCGGCGATGATTACGCCTGTTCCCGGCGGCGTGGGCCCGATGACGATCGCCACATTAATGGAAAACACCCTGCACGCGGCTTCGCTGCACGATGCTTGA
- the rfaE2 gene encoding D-glycero-beta-D-manno-heptose 1-phosphate adenylyltransferase: protein MVGHWSVPDFESKICPPEALSERLARLPRPLVFTNGCFDILHRGHVTYLAQARSAGAALVLALNTDASVRRLGKGGDRPVNPLENRAAVAAALESVDLVTWFDEDTPAALIEAVKPEILVKGGDWAVDKIVGAVETLARGGKVFSIPFLHQTSTTKTLAKIRAAEGGK, encoded by the coding sequence ATGGTTGGCCATTGGTCTGTTCCTGATTTTGAATCGAAAATCTGTCCGCCTGAGGCATTGTCCGAACGGTTGGCTCGGTTGCCGCGCCCGCTGGTGTTTACCAACGGCTGTTTCGACATCCTCCACAGGGGGCACGTTACTTATCTGGCGCAGGCGCGTTCGGCAGGGGCGGCCTTGGTTCTGGCGTTGAATACCGATGCTTCGGTGCGGCGTTTGGGCAAGGGCGGCGACCGTCCGGTCAATCCTTTGGAGAACCGTGCCGCCGTTGCCGCCGCTTTGGAAAGTGTGGATTTGGTAACGTGGTTTGACGAGGATACGCCGGCGGCGTTGATTGAGGCGGTCAAACCTGAGATTTTGGTCAAGGGCGGCGATTGGGCCGTGGATAAGATTGTCGGAGCAGTGGAAACGTTGGCGCGCGGCGGCAAGGTGTTTTCAATTCCGTTTCTGCACCAGACTTCGACGACGAAGACTTTGGCAAAAATCCGTGCGGCAGAGGGCGGAAAATGA
- a CDS encoding bifunctional biotin--[acetyl-CoA-carboxylase] ligase/type III pantothenate kinase produces MTVLKPSHWRVLAELADGLPQHVSQLARMADMKPQQLNGFWQQMPAHIRGLLRQHDGYWRLVRPLAVFDAESLCELGERSGFQTALKHECASSNDEILELARIAPNKAHKTVCVAHLQSKGRGRQGRKWSHRLGECLMFSFGWVFDRPQYELGSLSPVAAVACRRALSRLGLETQIKWPNDLVVGRDKLGGILIETVRTGGKTVAIIGIGINFVLPKEVENAASVQSLFQTASRRGNADAAVLLETLLAELDAVLLQYARDGFAPFVAEYQAANRDHGKAVLLLRDGETVCEGTVKGVDGQGVLHLETAEGEQTVVSGEISLRPDDRPVSVPKKREPERFLLLDGGNSQLKWAWVENGIFTAVSRAPYRDLSRLGAEWAERADERVRIVGCAVCGESKKAQVQEQLASTIEWLPSSAQALGIRNHYRHPEEHGSDRWFNALGSRRFSRNACVVVSCGTAVTVDALTDDGHYLGGTIMPGFHLMKESLAVKTANLNRPIGKVYPFPTTTSNAVASGMMDAVCGSVMMMHGRLKEKIGAGKPVDVIITGGGAAKVAEAMPSAFLEANAVRVVDNLVIYGLLNMIAAEGREYEHI; encoded by the coding sequence ATGACGGTTTTGAAGCCTTCGCACTGGCGGGTGTTGGCGGAGCTTGCCGACGGTTTGCCGCAACACGTCTCGCAACTGGCGCGTATGGCGGACATGAAGCCGCAGCAGCTCAACGGTTTTTGGCAGCAGATGCCGGCGCATATACGGGGACTGCTGCGCCAACATGATGGTTATTGGCGGCTGGTGCGCCCGCTGGCGGTTTTCGATGCCGAAAGTTTGTGCGAGTTGGGGGAAAGGTCGGGTTTTCAGACGGCATTGAAACACGAGTGCGCGTCCAGCAACGACGAGATACTGGAATTGGCGCGGATTGCGCCGAACAAGGCGCACAAAACCGTATGCGTAGCCCACCTGCAAAGTAAGGGCAGGGGGCGGCAGGGGCGGAAGTGGTCGCACCGTTTGGGCGAGTGTCTGATGTTCAGTTTCGGCTGGGTGTTTGACCGGCCGCAGTATGAGTTGGGTTCGCTGTCGCCTGTTGCGGCAGTGGCGTGCCGGCGCGCCTTGTCGCGTTTGGGTTTGGAAACGCAAATCAAGTGGCCAAACGATTTGGTCGTCGGACGCGACAAATTGGGCGGCATTCTGATTGAAACGGTCAGGACGGGCGGCAAAACGGTTGCCATCATCGGTATTGGCATCAATTTCGTGCTGCCCAAGGAAGTGGAAAACGCCGCTTCCGTGCAATCGCTGTTTCAGACGGCATCGCGGCGGGGCAATGCCGATGCCGCCGTATTGCTGGAAACGCTGTTGGCGGAACTTGATGCGGTGTTGTTGCAATATGCGCGGGATGGATTTGCGCCTTTTGTGGCGGAATATCAGGCTGCCAACCGCGACCACGGCAAGGCAGTATTGCTTTTGCGCGACGGCGAAACCGTGTGCGAAGGCACGGTTAAAGGCGTGGACGGACAAGGCGTTCTGCACTTGGAAACGGCAGAGGGCGAACAGACGGTCGTCAGCGGCGAAATCAGCCTGCGGCCCGACGACAGGCCGGTCTCTGTTCCGAAGAAGCGGGAACCGGAACGTTTTTTGCTGTTGGACGGCGGTAACAGCCAGCTCAAGTGGGCATGGGTGGAAAACGGCATATTTACAGCAGTCAGCCGTGCACCGTACCGTGATTTGTCCCGTTTGGGCGCAGAGTGGGCGGAAAGGGCGGATGAACGCGTCCGCATTGTCGGTTGCGCCGTGTGCGGGGAATCAAAAAAGGCACAGGTTCAGGAACAGCTCGCAAGTACAATCGAATGGCTGCCGTCTTCCGCTCAGGCTTTAGGCATACGTAATCACTACCGTCATCCCGAAGAACATGGTTCCGACCGTTGGTTTAACGCCTTGGGCAGCCGCCGTTTCAGTCGCAATGCCTGCGTCGTCGTCAGCTGCGGAACGGCGGTAACGGTTGATGCGCTCACCGATGACGGGCATTATCTCGGTGGAACCATCATGCCCGGTTTCCATCTAATGAAAGAATCGCTTGCCGTCAAAACGGCCAATCTAAACCGTCCTATCGGTAAAGTTTATCCGTTTCCGACCACGACGAGCAATGCCGTTGCCAGCGGTATGATGGATGCGGTTTGCGGCTCGGTTATGATGATGCACGGGCGTTTGAAAGAAAAAATCGGGGCTGGCAAGCCTGTCGATGTCATCATTACCGGCGGCGGTGCGGCAAAAGTCGCAGAAGCCATGCCGTCTGCGTTTTTAGAAGCCAATGCCGTGCGCGTTGTCGACAACCTTGTTATTTACGGGTTGTTGAACATGATTGCCGCCGAAGGCAGGGAATATGAACATATTTAG
- a CDS encoding SPOR domain-containing protein produces MKWLFILLVAINIAVFGGTVGYKLTLKQADRIPEAQNAANNLQVQPVSQTMPVVRNIPVSDPAVRTASESDTGVLLKQGDILSEEQAEQLRLKKEAEQKKLKEKKQREEKARREKLAAEKAGKEGGNSEMNTAPDGRASCAAQASLTMDEDDYHRIKGLLGKWSHVASRSVEKRTAKAKPADKTYRVVLPVSTDAENQAAELSAKGFNPIPFDGALSLGVGNSRENAQALQNRLAGAGFGGAHIVERAAETGRQDDSLSVSRMTVLFTGVNAADADEIRKITSPYGKLSLKSCK; encoded by the coding sequence ATGAAATGGCTATTTATCCTTTTGGTTGCGATTAATATTGCCGTATTCGGCGGTACGGTAGGCTACAAACTGACGCTGAAACAGGCCGACAGAATACCGGAGGCACAAAATGCCGCAAACAATTTGCAGGTTCAACCAGTTTCCCAAACTATGCCAGTTGTTCGGAATATTCCAGTATCCGATCCTGCCGTTCGGACGGCATCTGAATCGGATACAGGCGTACTGCTCAAACAGGGCGACATCCTGAGCGAAGAACAGGCGGAGCAGTTGCGCTTGAAAAAAGAAGCGGAACAGAAAAAACTGAAAGAGAAAAAACAGCGTGAAGAAAAAGCACGCCGCGAAAAACTCGCCGCCGAAAAGGCAGGCAAAGAGGGGGGGAACAGTGAAATGAATACTGCGCCGGACGGACGTGCTTCATGTGCGGCGCAGGCAAGCCTCACGATGGATGAAGACGACTACCATCGGATTAAAGGACTTCTGGGCAAATGGTCGCACGTTGCCAGCAGGAGCGTTGAAAAACGTACCGCCAAAGCCAAACCTGCCGACAAAACCTATCGCGTCGTCCTGCCCGTTTCCACCGATGCCGAAAATCAGGCGGCGGAGCTGTCTGCCAAAGGTTTCAACCCCATACCGTTTGACGGCGCATTGAGTTTGGGTGTCGGCAACAGCCGGGAAAACGCCCAAGCCCTGCAAAACCGGCTTGCCGGCGCAGGATTCGGCGGGGCGCATATTGTTGAACGCGCTGCGGAAACCGGCCGGCAGGACGATTCTTTGAGCGTGTCGCGTATGACGGTTTTGTTTACCGGCGTGAATGCCGCCGATGCGGACGAAATCCGTAAAATCACGTCCCCATACGGCAAACTGAGCCTCAAGTCTTGCAAATAG